One Lytechinus variegatus isolate NC3 chromosome 11, Lvar_3.0, whole genome shotgun sequence DNA segment encodes these proteins:
- the LOC121423432 gene encoding protein sidekick-2-like, with amino-acid sequence MAHSDWITCICLCALISVSGAITATVLEDFAILHRGDNHTIHCVIDIDSTNRTAADVVWIKDYDKAIDHHPHSVLNDTVARLHIQEAVFEDKGTYYCSFPGDSFFDFLEASATVHVGLPPEPVENLNCYTTNINEYWCEWEDGRPTNLKTVDTLYYQGPYVNGNREILPCNPERENNFCRVTDDPFQTEIFVVSENPLGNSTSHLNRLFDPHSEVRPNPPGNVRAEINERRKIAMSWEQPSDWHRTGLAYGLHYWLQYRKEGEGWLNVSLDSIRTDTEYIISALDPYTTYFVRVSCAYDVLVDHYDGNPFGTWSEPIEVVTMAEEPGATMSSLTVVSVNGDANSYTRDVVVGWQAIPVIEYRGPNFGYNVSVHNETGGVVQYKLTTNDLFHLKDLDRFKRLTVYVTPYNDVGPGVNRGQTTLQDETTVPDKPEDLRVVTKTASSLQVSWVPPSRITGHVLRYELEWFKTSDHSGMMSAEVPPTESSHEITNLEAYTSYRVSVKTVNKRGPSSGAAVFVTTSQSGPSGSPLALRVSPVPTNPDQLLVSWEEVPVNQRNGEIQFYTIIYCPLDPAQEQDSPITVSLATGSHCADGTQQELNVTGSPLPLSETISGLKPFTEYVVRIAASTSAARGPPSSLKKAKTSQGMPSPPRDLLLTFSNDSVIQLVWEAPEQMNGDFKNYIIKYNDEVQSVDVNSATLVVNGYVNYTIDVQACSNADPSLACSLPATTRVTTDIGAPLMVTNVDVHLETQDTVIVTWDRPEVPNGPIDYYMVRYRPADSDVEWMETEPLLIPSATIQIDCDLVDGATFFNFEVFAVNEVDSIPLAGTMSLAHLFEVCNLHKVPVVTIVLAILLPSFVVIIAFCFLIWVKQSDLFKPAPDPYFIEAVLNHNDEKFQMQGRLLSVRTEGEKFDTLRPASSSTNLLLPYDRLSSKESTSTNSSTDQGIHDMDGFNDELRYVQENTGSRSNSESDEDKASAPAKHMMRIMSDDYEEEDTVFGADCDGSVTYSRIAEVDGADCSTPMLSKEAAAQYMSDGSEGYSQLSQVPLQASATPPAPIRGLSDQRSEASFGSQSTVSYHRLGMSGLTPITSVETLPSEDPLAYARLSQGSETDNDYSQLADSSNQSPTESRGGRTPRQTEPRDETNNQESKGLAMSLPSVSMGGRIQPPQEFIVATALSPGNHPNPVSKTDLSGYVTSPPVTKPPPPVKHVSPDMPKKDLKCDHKNLADSKSQSGSDSSLTDGEAYSTLGLAESPSSSVPHHRPQKVDPSFTKPDPHVPVDSGYVSKEAVTPADLQSTPVKNPSGYITEAELQSLPQKQPSLADPKSDHKNDLPESISSPNKHIPSGLPKVRANGYIAHQDVLPLQKTDGPKTTNHNAADPYITPEQMAQMPQGSQHPPSTPSPPPSPPLNNNHPLPPGKEFRPDDPCIGIGVDRNIAALPANHSSNFAVC; translated from the exons ATGGCGCATTCTGACTGGATAACCTGTATCTGCTTGTGTGCCCTCATCTCAGTCTCTGGTGCAATAACAG CTACTGTCTTAGAAGACTTTGCGATTCTGCATAGGGGTGACAACCACACTATCCACTGTGTCATTGACATTGACAGCACCAACCGAACAGCAGCTGACGTCGTCTGGATCAAAGACTATGACAAAGCCATAGACCACCATCCCCACTCTGTGCTTAACGACACGGTCGCCCGTCTTCACATCCAAGAAGCTGTCTTCGAGGACAAAGGCACATACTACTGTTCCTTCCCCGGCGATAGCTTTTTCGATTTTTTAGAGGCATCAGCCACAGTGCACGTGGGAT taCCACCGGAGCCAGTGGAGAATTTAAACTGTTACACTACCAACATCAATGAATACTGGTGTGAGTGGGAGGATGGCCGCCCGACCAATCTTAAGACTGTAGATACCTTGTACTATCAAGG ACCCTATGTCAATGGAAACAGAGAAATTCTGCCCTGCAATCCTGAACGAGAGAACAACTTTTGCCGAGTTACCGACGATCCCTTCCAAACAGAAATATTTGTCGTGAGCGAAAATCCCCTTGGCAATAGTACCTCACATTTGAATAGACTATTTGATCCACACTCAGAAG TTCGGCCAAACCCTCCAGGGAATGTAAGAGCAGAGATCAACGAGCGACGCAAGATTGCCATGTCTTGGGAGCAACCTTCTGATTGGCACAGAACCGGCCTTGCCTATGGGTTGCACTACTGGTTGCAGTACCGAAAAGAAGGGGAAGGATGGCTAAAT gTGTCTTTGGATAGTATCAGAACCGACACGGAATACATCATCTCAGCCCTTGACCCTTATACGACTTACTTTGTCCGGGTCAGTTGTGCCTACGATGTCCTGGTTGACCATTATGATGGAAACCCATTTGGTACCTGGTCTGAGCCCATCGAAGTAGTAACCATGGCCGAAG AGCCTGGTGCTACCATGAGTTCACTCACTGTCGTTAGTGTGAACGGGGATGCCAACTCATACACTCGAGATGTCGTTGTAGGATGGCAG GCGATACCAGTGATTGAATACCGAGGTCCAAACTTTGGGTACAATGTATCAGTGCACAACGAGACTGGTGGAGTTGTGCAGTACAAACTTACTACCAACGACTTGTTTCATTTGAAAG ATCTTGATAGATTTAAGAGGTTAACTGTGTATGTGACGCCTTACAACGATGTCGGCCCCGGGGTCAACAGAGGTCAGACAACCCTTCAAGATGAAACCACAG TTCCTGACAAACCAGAAGATCTGAGGGTGGTGACGAAGACGGCCAGTTCGCTCCAAGTTTCATGGGTACCACCAAGCAGGATCACAGGACATGTTCTTCGATACGAACTGGAGTGGTTTAAAACCAGTGATCACAGTGGAAT GATGAGTGCGGAGGTTCCGCCAACAGAATCCAGTCATGAGATCACCAATCTAGAGGCATATACGTCATATCGGGTATCGGTGAAGACTGTCAACAAACGAGGTCCTAGTTCAGGAGCTGCTGTCTTTGTCACGACATCACAGTCTG GTCCATCAGGGTCACCTCTGGCCTTGCGAGTGAGCCCAGTACCAACCAACCCTGATCAACTTCTTGTGAGCTGGGAGGAGGTACCAGTCAACCAACGGAATGGAGAGATTCAATTCTACACCATTATCTACTGCCCTCTAGATCCAGCACAAGAACAGGATTCCCCCATTACCGTTTCCTTGGCAACAGGCTCCCATTGCGCTG ATGGAACGCAGCAGGAACTCAATGTGACTGGTAGCCCTCTTCCCTTGTCAGAAACTATATCGGGATTGAAGCCGTTCACGGAGTATGTGGTAAGGATCGCTGCCTCTACGTCTGCCGCCAGAGGGCCTCCTTCAAGTCTAAAGAAAGCCAAGACCAGCCAAGGAA TGCCCAGTCCTCCTCGCGACCTTCTCCTGACCTTCTCCAATGACAGTGTGATCCAACTGGTTTGGGAAGCACCAGAGCAGATGAATGGAGACTTCAAGAACTACATCATCAAGTACAATGATGAGGTACAGTCTGTGGATGTCAATTCAGCAACCTTGGTAGTGAATGGATATGTGAATTACACCATTGACGTTCAAGCTTGCAGCAATGCTGATCCATCCCTAGCCTGCAGTCTGCCTGCTACTACACGCGTCACGACAGATATCGGTG CTCCGTTAATGGTTACTAATGTTGATGTTCACCTTGAGACGCAAGACACTGTGATAGTTACTTGGGATAGACCAGAGGTACCTAACGGACCTATAGACTATTACATGGTGCGCTACCGACCCGCAGACAGTGATGTTGAATGGATGGAAACAGAACCACTCCTGATACCCTCTGCCACCATTCAGATAGACTGTGATCTGGTGGATGGGGCCACCTTCTTCAACTTTGAGGTCTTTGCGGTGAACGAGGTCGATAGCATCCCCCTGGCTGGAACCATGTCCCTCGCTCATCTTTTCGAAGTCTGCAATTTACATAAAG TGCCTGTGGTCACCATTGTGCTTGCCATCCTCCTTCCAAGTTTCGTTGTCATCATCGCCTTCTGTTTCTTGATTTGGGTGAAGCAGTCAGATCTCTTCAAGCCAGCACCGGATCCATACTTCATTGAAGCTGTTCTTAATCACAAT GATGAAAAGTTCCAGATGCAGGGCCGTCTTCTAAGCGTGCGTACCGAGGGGGAGAAGTTTGACACTCTTCGTCCGGCCAGTTCCTCTACCAATCTCCTACTGCCGTATGACAGATTATCTTCTAAGGAGAGTACTAGTACAAATAGCAGCACAGACCAGGGTATCCATGATATGGACGGATTCAATGATGAATTGCGATATGTCCAAGAGAATACCGGAAGCCGTAGTAACAGCGAGAGTGACGAGGATAAGGCCTCAGCACCTGCAAAGCACATGATGCGCATCATGAGCGATGACTACGAGGAGGAAGACACCGTGTTTGGAGCTGACTGCGATGGTTCAGTGACCTACTCCCGCATCGCTGAGGTTGACGGTGCAGATTGCTCAACCCCGATGTTATCCAAGGAAGCAGCGGCTCAGTATATGAGCGATGGCAGTGAGGGATATTCCCAGCTGTCTCAGGTCCCTCTACAGGCCAGTGCAACACCACCAGCTCCAATCCGAGGTCTCTCTGACCAGAGGAGTGAGGCTTCCTTTGGAAGCCAATCAACGGTTAGCTACCACCGACTGGGTATGAGTGGCCTGACTCCAATCACTAGCGTAGAAACGTTGCCATCTGAAGATCCCTTGGCATATGCACGTCTGTCCCAAGGCTCCGAGACAGACAACGACTACTCCCAGTTGGCTGATTCCTCCAATCAATCACCAACAGAATCAAGAGGAGGGAGGACACCCAGGCAGACTGAACCGAGGGATGAAACCAACAACCAAGAGAGCAAAGGATTGGCTATGAGTTTGCCAAGTGTTTCCATGGGCGGTCGCATCCAACCTCCACAAGAGTTCATTGTCGCCACTGCTCTCTCTCCTGGAAACCACCCTAACCCGGTCTCCAAGACAGATCTATCAGGATATGTCACTTCCCCTCCAGTCACAAAACCACCCCCGCCTGTCAAGCATGTGAGCCCAGATATGCCCAAGAAAGACCTGAAATGCGATCACAAGAACCTTGCAGACTCCAAATCTCAGAGCGGGAGTGACTCCTCGTTGACAGATGGAGAAGCTTATAGCACACTTGGATTAGCAGAATCGCCTTCTAGCTCTGTCCCACATCATCGGCCTCAGAAAGTGGATCCGTCTTTCACAAAGCCAGACCCTCATGTACCAGTAGATTCTGGGTATGTATCAAAGGAAGCAGTTACTCCTGCAGATTTACAGAGCACCCCCGTGAAGAACCCCTCAGGCTACATCACAGAAGCAGAGTTACAATCTCTCCCTCAAAAGCAACCAAGTTTAGCAGATCCAAAAAGTGATCATAAGAATGATTTGCCTGAGAGCATTTCGAGCCCTAACAAGCACATACCCAGTGGACTCCCAAAAGTCAGAGCAAACGGGTATATTGCTCATCAAGACGTGCTGCCTCTACAAAAGACTGATGGTCCAAAGACCACCAACCACAATGCAGCCGATCCGTACATCACGCCTGAACAAATGGCGCAAATGCCACAAGGGTCCCAACATCCGCCCAGCACGCCGTCGCCGCCACCTTCACCGCCGCTAAACAACAATCATCCGCTGCCGCCCGGCAAGGAATTTCGGCCGGACGACCCCTGCATAGGAATTGGGGTAGACCGAAATATAGCTGCATTGCCTGCTAACCATTCAAGTAATTTTGCTGTATGTTAG